GTGACTGGTTTTATTTTCGTATTACTTTTCCCAATCTGCCAGCGCATCAGCCACAGCAATGGCTTCAATCTCAATCAATGCATCCGGCGAAAACAATGACGATACTTCAAAAATAGTATCTGCCGGATAAGGGGGGGTAAAGTATTTGCCTCTCAATTCGACAATCTTCTCAAAGTTCTTCATGTCACGGAGCATGATAGTGACCTTAACCACGTTTTTCAGACTTGAACCTCCAGCTCTCAATACCTTGTCCAGATTTTCAAAAGCCATTTTTGCCTGTGCATCAAAGTCACCTATGCCTATAAGCTTTCCATCCTTGCCAATAGCGGTCTGTCCCGAAATAAACAACAGATCGCCTACACGGTGTCCCTGTGCCAGACGGAAAGGTTCATAAGCGTCCGGCGTAATTTTAATTTGTGAAATTTTCATTTT
The Sphingobacterium daejeonense genome window above contains:
- a CDS encoding RidA family protein is translated as MKISQIKITPDAYEPFRLAQGHRVGDLLFISGQTAIGKDGKLIGIGDFDAQAKMAFENLDKVLRAGGSSLKNVVKVTIMLRDMKNFEKIVELRGKYFTPPYPADTIFEVSSLFSPDALIEIEAIAVADALADWEK